One Parasphingorhabdus cellanae genomic region harbors:
- the queE gene encoding 7-carboxy-7-deazaguanine synthase, with amino-acid sequence MTYAVKEMFLTLQGEGVQAGRRAVFARFAGCNLWSGLEKDRITAVCQFCDTDFVGMDGEGGGRFQDAKAFAKAVAAQWGAGEDARFVVLTGGEPMLQVDDALIDALHAVGFEIAIESNGTLAVPRSIDWICISPKAGSKTIQRSGDELKLVWPQSGSNWEAMQDWDFANHLLQPMDARADEAANKANLAEAISFVQTHPKWRLSLQTHKILGLA; translated from the coding sequence ATGACCTACGCAGTCAAGGAAATGTTCCTGACGTTGCAAGGAGAGGGCGTGCAGGCTGGGCGCCGGGCCGTTTTTGCGCGTTTTGCTGGTTGTAATCTCTGGTCGGGCCTCGAAAAAGATCGCATAACCGCTGTCTGCCAGTTTTGCGACACTGATTTTGTCGGAATGGACGGCGAGGGCGGCGGACGTTTTCAGGATGCCAAAGCTTTTGCCAAAGCGGTTGCCGCGCAATGGGGTGCAGGCGAGGACGCTCGTTTTGTCGTACTCACTGGCGGTGAACCAATGTTGCAGGTGGATGACGCGCTGATTGACGCGCTCCATGCGGTTGGATTTGAAATTGCGATTGAATCCAATGGCACTTTGGCAGTGCCTCGCTCAATTGACTGGATTTGTATCAGCCCGAAAGCAGGCAGTAAGACCATACAACGCTCTGGCGATGAGCTGAAACTGGTATGGCCGCAATCAGGCAGTAATTGGGAGGCTATGCAAGATTGGGATTTCGCTAATCACCTGCTGCAACCAATGGATGCCCGTGCCGATGAAGCCGCCAATAAAGCGAATTTGGCCGAAGCCATATCGTTCGTGCAGACTCATCCGAAATGGCGGTTGTCTCTGCAAACACACAAGATTTTGGGTTTAGCCTAG
- the queC gene encoding 7-cyano-7-deazaguanine synthase QueC, whose translation MNQDQKKAIVLLSGGLDSMVSAAMAREQGYDIVALTIDYNQRHKIELQSAVQIAAKLEVQEHIVLPLDLSRFGGSALTDDIDVPKSGVTNDIPVTYVPARNLIFLSLTLGLAEARDARDIFIGVNALDYSGYPDCRPEFIEGFEKLADLATKAGDQGSGFTIQTPLQYMTKADIAKEARRLDIDPALSWSCYDPAEGNLHCGFCDSCRLRQKGFEEAGIADPTRYALIP comes from the coding sequence ATGAATCAAGATCAAAAAAAGGCGATTGTCCTGCTGTCCGGTGGGCTTGACTCTATGGTATCTGCCGCAATGGCACGGGAGCAGGGCTATGATATTGTTGCGTTAACGATTGACTATAACCAGCGGCATAAAATTGAGCTTCAGTCCGCTGTGCAAATCGCCGCGAAACTGGAAGTCCAAGAGCATATTGTTCTGCCATTAGATCTTAGCCGGTTTGGCGGGTCGGCTTTGACTGATGATATTGATGTACCCAAATCTGGTGTGACCAACGATATTCCTGTAACCTATGTTCCCGCGCGGAACTTGATTTTTCTATCGCTCACTCTCGGTTTGGCTGAAGCGCGCGATGCTCGTGATATTTTCATTGGTGTCAACGCCCTGGATTATTCCGGTTATCCCGATTGTCGCCCCGAGTTTATCGAGGGGTTCGAGAAGCTCGCTGACCTTGCCACAAAAGCAGGCGATCAGGGCAGCGGTTTTACAATACAGACGCCGCTCCAATATATGACCAAAGCGGACATCGCAAAAGAAGCGCGTCGGTTGGATATCGATCCGGCGTTGAGTTGGTCTTGTTATGATCCGGCAGAAGGTAATTTGCATTGCGGTTTCTGCGATAGCTGCCGACTGCGGCAAAAAGGCTTCGAGGAAGCAGGGATCGCGGATCCTACCCGCTATGCGTTGATACCATGA
- the hslO gene encoding Hsp33 family molecular chaperone HslO gives MAENPDTQTLIDKNLSFSIPAKHCRGRAVRLGPVLDDILSAHNYPSQIKALLAEAMCLTSLLGALLKEEEAQLTLQAQTENGVISLLACDYKDGDVRGYIQFDTERLVSQPLEPSLMALFGKGYLAITFDHPEPRGRSQGIVPLEGASLAEAVQNYFMQSEQIPTVIRVALDIEGEQTIAGGLLVQHLPDGEEGKERLHVRMNHPEWEHVAIMGSSVQAEELVNTALPLEDLLWRLFSESDEVRVMSGKPLVKGCRCNEDHIRDVIARFPKEDKEDMVSEDGTIAIDCAFCSKKFTITSASLNN, from the coding sequence ATGGCGGAAAATCCAGACACTCAGACTCTTATCGACAAAAACCTGTCCTTTTCGATTCCCGCAAAGCATTGCCGGGGCAGAGCCGTAAGACTTGGTCCAGTTCTCGATGATATCCTCTCAGCTCATAATTATCCTTCGCAGATAAAAGCTTTGTTGGCTGAAGCCATGTGTCTAACGTCTTTGCTCGGCGCTCTACTGAAAGAGGAAGAGGCACAGCTAACATTGCAGGCGCAGACCGAAAACGGTGTCATCAGCTTGCTTGCCTGCGACTATAAAGATGGCGATGTCCGTGGATATATTCAGTTTGATACGGAACGGCTTGTTAGTCAGCCTCTGGAACCCAGTCTGATGGCCTTGTTCGGTAAGGGCTATTTGGCCATCACCTTCGATCATCCCGAACCACGCGGACGATCTCAGGGCATCGTGCCGTTGGAAGGTGCGAGCCTCGCAGAAGCCGTGCAAAATTATTTTATGCAGTCGGAGCAGATACCAACGGTAATCCGTGTCGCGCTTGATATTGAAGGCGAGCAAACGATTGCAGGAGGCTTACTCGTGCAGCACCTTCCTGATGGAGAGGAAGGTAAAGAACGACTTCATGTCCGAATGAATCATCCCGAATGGGAACATGTTGCGATTATGGGCAGCAGTGTTCAAGCGGAAGAGCTTGTAAATACCGCACTACCTTTGGAAGATCTACTTTGGCGCCTGTTTAGCGAGAGCGACGAAGTGAGGGTTATGAGCGGTAAACCGCTCGTTAAGGGTTGTCGTTGTAATGAAGATCATATCCGGGACGTGATCGCACGATTCCCGAAAGAGGATAAGGAGGATATGGTCAGTGAGGACGGAACAATCGCTATCGATTGCGCATTTTGCAGTAAGAAATTCACTATTACGAGTGCAAGCTTAAATAACTGA
- the argF gene encoding ornithine carbamoyltransferase, producing MTRHFLNLADAGGDAIAAMTNDAIDRKEARKNWPKGQVDADAPLAEHVLAMIFEKSSTRTRVSFDIAIRQLGGSSIVMDSGSMQLGRGETVADTAKVLSRMCDAIMIRTDDHAKIEELAANATVPVINGLTDLSHPCQIVADLLTLIENGKALPGLEVAWLGDSNNVLNSIVEAAGLMKFNVRIGCPEGYDPDQSFIISAKSAGANVTIYRDAMEAAAGADVIVADTWVSMGQAHADAKMDAMMPFQVNDVIMETAKADAVFLHCLPAHRGEEVMPSVIDGPQSLVWDEAENRIHAQKSILRWAFGQI from the coding sequence ATGACCCGGCATTTCCTGAATCTGGCCGATGCTGGTGGCGACGCAATCGCCGCGATGACCAACGACGCGATCGACCGCAAAGAAGCGCGCAAAAATTGGCCTAAAGGCCAAGTGGATGCAGACGCACCGCTGGCCGAACATGTATTGGCGATGATCTTTGAAAAGAGCAGCACCAGAACGCGTGTATCGTTTGACATAGCGATCCGCCAATTGGGCGGGTCCAGTATAGTGATGGACAGCGGCTCGATGCAGCTCGGTCGCGGCGAAACTGTTGCTGATACGGCTAAAGTCTTGTCCCGGATGTGCGACGCGATCATGATCCGGACGGATGATCATGCCAAAATCGAAGAGCTGGCGGCCAATGCTACTGTGCCAGTGATTAACGGTCTGACGGATTTATCGCACCCCTGTCAGATAGTTGCCGATCTGCTAACTTTGATCGAGAATGGTAAGGCATTGCCGGGGTTGGAAGTCGCATGGTTGGGAGATTCCAATAACGTCCTTAACTCTATCGTTGAGGCTGCAGGTTTAATGAAGTTCAACGTAAGGATCGGTTGCCCGGAAGGATATGATCCCGACCAGAGCTTTATAATATCTGCAAAGTCTGCAGGCGCCAATGTCACCATTTATCGCGATGCAATGGAGGCTGCTGCAGGCGCTGATGTCATAGTCGCCGATACATGGGTATCGATGGGGCAGGCGCACGCTGATGCCAAGATGGATGCAATGATGCCGTTTCAGGTCAATGACGTGATTATGGAAACAGCCAAAGCCGATGCGGTGTTTCTGCACTGTCTTCCTGCTCATCGCGGGGAAGAGGTGATGCCATCCGTTATCGATGGTCCGCAATCCTTGGTTTGGGATGAAGCGGAAAATCGTATTCATGCACAGAAATCCATTCTGCGTTGGGCTTTTGGTCAAATCTAA
- a CDS encoding aspartate aminotransferase family protein yields MTITPLMPVYPRCGFRPVRGEGAWLISEDGSRALDFATGIAVNLLGHGHPHLTKAIQEQAATLMHVSNLYGSPQGEKLAQRMVDTTFADTVFFTNSGAEAVECAIKAARVYHQSHGSDRFEIITFKNAFHGRTMATISASNQEKMHHGFSPLLNGFKYVDFDDLEGAEAAIGPKTAAFLVEPVQGEGGVRPASEAFMKGLRALADKHGILLILDEVQCGVARTGALYAHELYGITPDIMASAKGIGGGFPFGACLATEEAARGMVPGTHGSTYGGNPMAMAAGNAVWDIVANDEFLGHVRDIGAKLRAAIEQFIGNYPALFKGVRGHGLMLGITMTQETRSFVAHLRDNHGLLTVAAGDNTLRILPPLNIDESHIATFIEKLSAGAADYQVPES; encoded by the coding sequence ATGACGATTACGCCGCTCATGCCCGTATATCCTCGGTGTGGTTTTCGTCCCGTGCGAGGCGAGGGTGCTTGGCTGATTTCTGAAGACGGCAGTCGCGCTCTCGATTTTGCTACCGGTATCGCGGTGAATCTGTTGGGTCATGGCCACCCGCATTTGACCAAGGCGATACAAGAACAGGCAGCGACGCTTATGCATGTGTCAAACCTGTATGGCAGTCCGCAAGGTGAAAAACTGGCTCAGAGGATGGTTGATACGACTTTTGCAGACACGGTATTTTTTACCAACAGCGGTGCCGAGGCGGTCGAATGTGCAATTAAAGCGGCTCGAGTCTACCACCAGTCACACGGTAGTGATCGGTTTGAAATTATTACTTTTAAAAACGCCTTTCATGGTCGTACAATGGCGACTATCTCAGCTTCTAATCAAGAGAAGATGCATCATGGCTTTTCTCCACTTCTTAATGGTTTCAAATACGTAGATTTTGATGATCTGGAAGGCGCAGAAGCCGCGATAGGGCCAAAAACGGCTGCTTTCTTGGTTGAGCCTGTGCAAGGCGAAGGTGGGGTGCGTCCGGCATCTGAAGCCTTTATGAAAGGCCTTCGTGCCTTGGCCGATAAGCATGGCATATTACTGATACTCGACGAAGTGCAATGCGGCGTCGCACGGACCGGTGCGCTTTATGCACATGAGCTTTATGGCATTACGCCCGACATCATGGCGAGTGCCAAGGGTATTGGTGGCGGTTTTCCCTTTGGCGCTTGTTTGGCGACCGAAGAAGCAGCACGCGGCATGGTGCCGGGCACCCATGGCTCAACCTATGGTGGTAATCCTATGGCTATGGCTGCGGGCAACGCGGTCTGGGATATCGTTGCGAATGATGAGTTTCTCGGACATGTTCGAGACATAGGTGCAAAATTGCGCGCGGCAATTGAGCAGTTTATCGGTAATTATCCTGCTTTGTTTAAGGGCGTTCGGGGACACGGCCTCATGCTCGGTATTACGATGACTCAGGAAACACGCTCTTTTGTAGCGCATTTGCGCGATAATCATGGGCTGCTGACAGTTGCTGCGGGGGACAACACCCTGCGGATATTGCCACCACTGAATATAGACGAAAGCCATATTGCGACGTTTATCGAAAAACTGTCGGCAGGTGCAGCTGATTATCAAGTGCCTGAATCATGA
- the katG gene encoding catalase/peroxidase HPI, with protein MDMKTPGAKIEGCPMGFDGGIRSLLGRQNQDWWPNQLQLSILSQGGTSPDPMGDDFDYVEAFKSIDYQGLKDDLTALMTDSQSWWPADYGHYGPFFIRMAWHAAGTYRTADGRGGAGEGQQRFAPLNSWPDNGNLDKARRLLWPIKQKYGQKISWADLFILTGNVAIESMGGPVFGFGGGRADTFEPQRDIYWGNEDKMVNEGVQTRIDPDMDLKLENPLAAIQMGLIYVNPEGPGGNPEPALSARDMRETFARMAMNDEETVALTAGGHAFGKAHGAGDASLVGVEPEGGDITAQGLGWISSHATGIGADVITSGLEGSWSSTPTQWNGNYFRLLLDYEYELVKSPAGANQWQPIDQKEEDMAPHAHDPSKKVPTMMTTADMALKVDPEYRKISERFRNDQAALDDAFARAWFKLCHRDMGPKVRYHGPEVPSEDLIWQDPIPAGQSISDSDVASLKTAILDSGLTVSELVKAAWASASTYRDSDHRGGANGARVRLAPQKDWAANDPAELGKVVSKLEEIKGDNNVSIADLIVLGGTAAVEKAAKDAGFNVDVPFASGRGDATDEMTDAESFEPLEPKADGFRNYLSAKHSVPTEELMLDRASLLKLSVPEMTVLVGGLRALGANSGNSNHGVLTDRPGQLTNDFFVNMLDMNTVWEAVDGSDEEEFVGKDRNSGEQRWTGTRADLVFGSNSQLRAVAEVYAESGHEEKFVQDFVAAWTKVMNADRFDLA; from the coding sequence ATGGACATGAAAACACCCGGCGCCAAAATCGAAGGCTGCCCAATGGGCTTTGACGGCGGCATACGCTCGCTTCTCGGTCGCCAGAACCAGGATTGGTGGCCCAACCAATTGCAACTTAGCATTTTGAGCCAAGGTGGAACTTCCCCTGATCCGATGGGCGATGATTTTGACTATGTCGAGGCATTCAAGTCTATCGACTATCAAGGGCTTAAAGATGATTTGACCGCTTTGATGACTGACAGTCAGTCTTGGTGGCCTGCGGATTATGGCCATTATGGCCCGTTCTTCATTCGCATGGCATGGCATGCTGCCGGAACCTACAGAACTGCTGATGGACGCGGCGGCGCAGGAGAAGGGCAACAGCGTTTTGCTCCGCTCAATTCATGGCCTGACAACGGTAATCTGGATAAAGCGCGACGGTTATTGTGGCCGATTAAACAGAAATACGGCCAGAAAATCAGCTGGGCCGATTTGTTCATCCTGACCGGTAATGTTGCCATCGAGTCGATGGGTGGGCCCGTTTTTGGTTTCGGTGGCGGTCGCGCTGATACATTTGAGCCTCAGCGCGACATTTATTGGGGCAATGAAGACAAGATGGTCAATGAAGGCGTCCAGACACGCATCGACCCTGACATGGATCTCAAGCTGGAAAATCCGCTTGCAGCCATCCAGATGGGTCTGATCTATGTTAATCCAGAAGGCCCCGGCGGTAATCCCGAACCGGCCCTCTCGGCTCGCGACATGCGTGAAACTTTTGCACGCATGGCAATGAATGACGAAGAAACGGTTGCCCTTACCGCTGGCGGCCATGCATTCGGTAAAGCCCATGGTGCGGGTGATGCCAGCCTAGTCGGTGTCGAACCGGAAGGTGGTGATATCACCGCGCAAGGTCTCGGCTGGATCAGCAGCCATGCTACGGGCATTGGTGCTGATGTTATCACATCGGGCCTTGAAGGGTCATGGTCTTCTACCCCGACGCAATGGAACGGGAACTATTTCCGCCTTCTGCTCGACTATGAATATGAGCTGGTAAAGAGCCCCGCAGGTGCGAACCAGTGGCAGCCCATTGACCAGAAGGAAGAAGATATGGCGCCTCACGCGCATGATCCTTCCAAGAAGGTTCCGACAATGATGACCACGGCCGACATGGCGCTGAAAGTGGATCCGGAATATCGGAAGATTTCTGAACGATTTCGCAACGACCAAGCGGCACTGGATGACGCCTTTGCACGCGCTTGGTTCAAACTGTGCCACCGCGATATGGGTCCAAAAGTCCGTTATCACGGCCCTGAAGTTCCATCAGAAGACCTGATCTGGCAAGATCCTATCCCTGCTGGTCAAAGCATTAGTGATAGCGATGTCGCCAGCTTGAAAACGGCTATATTGGACAGCGGCCTGACGGTCAGCGAGTTGGTCAAAGCGGCTTGGGCTTCGGCTTCTACCTACCGCGATTCCGATCATCGCGGCGGCGCTAATGGCGCGCGTGTTCGTCTGGCTCCGCAGAAAGACTGGGCAGCCAATGATCCTGCCGAGCTCGGTAAAGTTGTTTCCAAGCTCGAAGAGATTAAGGGCGACAACAATGTCAGCATTGCCGACTTGATCGTTCTGGGCGGAACCGCTGCTGTAGAAAAAGCGGCGAAGGACGCTGGTTTTAACGTTGACGTACCATTTGCAAGTGGACGCGGCGATGCGACAGACGAGATGACCGATGCGGAGAGCTTTGAACCACTTGAGCCCAAAGCCGACGGTTTCCGGAACTATCTCTCGGCCAAGCATAGCGTTCCAACGGAAGAGTTGATGCTCGACCGCGCGTCGTTACTGAAGCTCAGCGTGCCGGAAATGACGGTGCTGGTTGGCGGATTGCGTGCCCTTGGTGCCAATAGCGGCAATAGCAATCATGGCGTTTTGACGGATCGTCCAGGTCAACTTACAAACGACTTCTTTGTGAACATGCTCGACATGAATACCGTCTGGGAAGCGGTTGACGGTAGTGACGAAGAAGAATTTGTCGGCAAAGACCGGAACAGCGGCGAACAACGCTGGACCGGGACCCGCGCCGACTTGGTCTTCGGTTCTAACTCTCAGCTGCGTGCGGTTGCTGAAGTCTATGCGGAAAGCGGCCATGAAGAGAAGTTCGTCCAAGATTTCGTCGCGGCATGGACCAAGGTCATGAACGCAGACCGCTTCGACCTCGCGTAA
- a CDS encoding GFA family protein: MMDVAGGCHCGAVRFTAQADAQPEMLDCNCSICARTGFLHLFIPHEQFNLQKGEDDLTSYRFGSGQADHLFCRHCGIKSFYQPRSHPDSWSVNYNCLDAGHGLQPNITKFDGQNWEASKAKL, from the coding sequence ATGATGGACGTTGCTGGCGGTTGTCATTGCGGCGCAGTCCGTTTCACCGCTCAAGCGGATGCACAGCCGGAAATGCTGGATTGCAATTGCTCGATTTGTGCGCGGACGGGCTTTCTTCACCTGTTCATACCGCATGAGCAATTCAATCTGCAGAAAGGTGAGGATGACTTGACCAGCTATAGATTTGGTAGCGGGCAGGCGGACCATTTATTTTGTCGGCATTGCGGCATCAAAAGCTTCTATCAGCCGCGATCCCATCCAGATAGCTGGAGCGTCAATTATAACTGTCTGGACGCGGGGCACGGTTTGCAGCCCAATATTACGAAATTTGATGGGCAAAATTGGGAAGCATCCAAAGCAAAGCTTTGA
- a CDS encoding OsmC family protein: protein MATNPSLVSVETASGKFQQTVRVGKHVFLADEPVSFGGENSGPSPYDLLLAALGTCTSMTMKMYADRKGIPLEGVHIELEHSRDHVDDCNTCNNDDNRIDVIDRAITISGDLTDEQRQKLLEIAEKCPVHRTLENRIDIHSTEVRS, encoded by the coding sequence ATGGCTACAAATCCTTCCCTCGTTTCGGTCGAAACTGCCAGCGGCAAGTTTCAACAAACCGTCCGTGTCGGCAAACATGTTTTCCTTGCCGACGAACCGGTATCGTTCGGTGGAGAAAATAGCGGGCCATCGCCATATGATCTGTTGCTCGCGGCGTTAGGGACGTGCACCTCAATGACCATGAAAATGTATGCGGATCGTAAAGGTATCCCTTTAGAAGGCGTACATATCGAGCTGGAGCATAGCCGCGACCATGTTGATGATTGTAACACCTGTAACAATGATGACAACCGGATCGACGTCATTGATCGCGCGATTACCATAAGCGGGGACTTGACGGATGAGCAGCGTCAGAAGCTGCTAGAAATTGCAGAGAAATGTCCGGTCCATCGGACACTGGAAAATCGTATCGACATTCATTCTACCGAAGTGCGGTCATGA
- the glmS gene encoding glutamine--fructose-6-phosphate transaminase (isomerizing) has protein sequence MCGIIGIVGKESVSDRLVDGLKRMEYRGYDSAGVCTVEDGQLIRRRAEGKLANLVSVLKTDDAAGNIGIAHTRWATHGAPTTSNAHPHATSEVALVHNGIIENFKALREELSARGRLFESETDTEVVAHLVSEQVENGKSPEEAVKAVLPSLRGAFALAIVFRSQPDLLIGARLGSPLVVGYGDGETYLGSDALALAPLTQKIAYLEEGDWVVINREGAAIYDKDNNAVGREVTTSGVSAATIEKGNYRHFMQKEIFEQPTVVAQTLRSYIRPLEQQVALPQMDFDLRDIKRITIVACGTSYYAGMVAKYWFETFARVPVDLDFASEFRYRDPVFEPGGLALFISQSGETADTLAALRHSKENGQKIAVVVNVPTSSMAREADLLLPTHAGPEIGVASTKAFSCQLAVLAALAAHLAVVKGQMTRDEEREVVEHLTEAPAALNAALAHDDDIADMAHLIAPARDVLYLGRGPDYPLALEGALKLKEISYIHAEGYASGEMKHGPIALIDEAVPVIVLAPSGPLFEKTVSNMQEVRARGGKVVLISDAEGLVEAGEGCMATIEMPKVHPLIAPLVYAVPVQLLAYHVAVAKGTDVDQPRNLAKSVTVE, from the coding sequence ATGTGCGGAATTATTGGAATTGTTGGCAAGGAATCTGTCTCGGATCGTCTCGTCGATGGCCTGAAACGTATGGAATATCGCGGTTATGACAGCGCTGGTGTTTGCACGGTTGAAGACGGCCAACTGATCCGCCGCCGCGCAGAGGGCAAGCTTGCCAATCTGGTATCGGTGCTGAAGACCGACGACGCAGCCGGTAATATCGGCATTGCGCATACCCGTTGGGCGACGCATGGCGCGCCAACTACTAGCAACGCCCATCCCCATGCGACCAGCGAAGTGGCATTGGTCCACAACGGTATTATCGAGAATTTCAAGGCCCTGCGCGAAGAGCTCAGCGCGCGCGGACGGTTGTTTGAAAGTGAAACTGATACCGAAGTAGTTGCGCATCTGGTGAGCGAGCAAGTTGAAAACGGAAAATCACCGGAAGAGGCGGTTAAAGCGGTTTTGCCGTCCCTGCGCGGCGCTTTTGCCCTGGCGATTGTCTTTCGTTCGCAGCCGGATTTGTTAATCGGTGCGCGCTTGGGGTCACCTTTGGTGGTTGGCTACGGTGATGGCGAGACATATCTGGGCTCTGATGCCTTGGCGCTGGCACCGCTGACCCAGAAAATAGCATATCTCGAAGAGGGCGATTGGGTCGTTATCAATCGTGAAGGCGCTGCAATTTACGACAAGGATAACAATGCTGTAGGGCGAGAAGTTACGACTTCTGGCGTATCCGCTGCGACTATTGAAAAGGGCAATTACCGCCATTTCATGCAGAAAGAAATTTTTGAGCAGCCCACGGTAGTCGCGCAAACCCTACGGAGCTATATTCGCCCGCTGGAGCAGCAAGTGGCGCTACCGCAAATGGATTTCGATTTGCGCGATATCAAACGGATCACCATCGTGGCTTGTGGCACCAGCTATTATGCCGGGATGGTCGCGAAATATTGGTTTGAGACCTTTGCCCGGGTGCCGGTAGACCTGGATTTTGCGTCGGAATTTCGGTATCGTGACCCGGTATTTGAGCCTGGTGGCCTGGCGCTGTTTATCTCGCAGTCTGGCGAGACAGCAGATACGCTTGCTGCGCTTCGTCACTCCAAGGAAAATGGCCAAAAAATTGCAGTTGTGGTCAATGTTCCAACCAGTTCAATGGCGCGAGAGGCTGACTTGCTATTGCCAACCCATGCCGGTCCGGAAATTGGCGTTGCATCGACCAAAGCCTTTTCCTGTCAGCTTGCCGTCTTGGCGGCGCTTGCGGCACATCTCGCTGTCGTAAAGGGCCAGATGACGCGGGACGAAGAACGCGAAGTTGTTGAACATCTGACCGAGGCGCCCGCGGCGCTAAATGCCGCGCTCGCCCATGATGACGATATAGCAGATATGGCGCATCTGATTGCTCCCGCGCGCGATGTGCTTTATCTAGGGCGCGGTCCTGATTATCCATTGGCACTGGAAGGCGCTCTAAAGCTCAAAGAAATAAGCTATATTCACGCCGAAGGCTATGCATCCGGCGAGATGAAACATGGCCCGATTGCTTTGATTGACGAGGCCGTACCAGTAATTGTGCTGGCTCCATCTGGTCCATTATTCGAAAAAACAGTATCCAATATGCAAGAAGTGCGCGCGCGGGGCGGCAAGGTGGTGCTGATCTCGGATGCTGAAGGTCTGGTCGAAGCGGGTGAAGGCTGCATGGCGACCATCGAGATGCCCAAGGTTCATCCACTGATTGCGCCGCTTGTATATGCCGTGCCTGTGCAGTTGCTCGCCTATCATGTAGCCGTTGCAAAAGGCACTGACGTTGATCAGCCGCGCAATCTCGCGAAATCGGTTACTGTGGAATAG
- a CDS encoding PIN domain-containing protein — MIEAFFDTGIVLDALQNEPRAGVELQRTSRPWISRISWIEIMACAPELVLAETEAFLRLFAISELDEEISRRAALMRQQRPSLSSPHAIIWASAQVSGRILVTRNIKDFPSEMPGIRIPYTL; from the coding sequence ATGATCGAAGCGTTTTTTGATACTGGCATCGTTCTGGATGCCCTTCAGAACGAACCACGGGCTGGCGTTGAATTACAGCGTACAAGCCGCCCGTGGATTAGCCGGATCAGCTGGATCGAAATCATGGCCTGCGCGCCGGAGCTGGTTTTGGCGGAAACCGAAGCTTTCCTGAGGCTATTCGCGATTAGCGAGCTGGACGAAGAAATATCCCGCCGCGCGGCGCTGATGCGGCAACAGCGCCCATCTCTCAGTTCTCCCCATGCGATTATCTGGGCCTCGGCTCAAGTATCTGGTCGCATTCTCGTCACGCGCAATATAAAGGATTTTCCGTCAGAGATGCCGGGTATCCGAATTCCTTATACCCTTTAG
- a CDS encoding ribbon-helix-helix protein, CopG family, with translation MTRILADLPEEDVEWLDALASEQGKSRAALLREAVEAFRARESQDGIAKYFGLWARHGSHVDGLDYDGKVRSDWDGVRE, from the coding sequence ATGACTCGTATCCTTGCCGACTTGCCCGAAGAAGATGTTGAATGGCTTGATGCTCTTGCGTCAGAGCAGGGCAAGTCGCGTGCGGCCTTGCTGCGCGAGGCGGTAGAGGCTTTCAGGGCGCGGGAAAGTCAGGATGGGATTGCCAAATATTTCGGTCTTTGGGCGCGCCATGGTTCGCACGTTGATGGTCTAGACTATGACGGCAAGGTCCGCAGCGACTGGGATGGTGTGCGGGAATGA